A single window of Oncorhynchus keta strain PuntledgeMale-10-30-2019 chromosome 34, Oket_V2, whole genome shotgun sequence DNA harbors:
- the LOC118366950 gene encoding 1-phosphatidylinositol 3-phosphate 5-kinase-like isoform X1, translating to MAADDKSSSSSSTLDWSVAPPISPGSPSHLTHFKPLTPEQDEPPLRSAYSSFVNLFRFNKEEGRPPSVTEKPDVVVPSPTGERRNWTIPAHSIHGSGAHRKQHHDLLRRTSTASVDWPLWPGEEGRRKSETPLGTHDPRTAVQLRTALKRLKEIMEGKSQDSDLKQYWMPDSQCKECYDCNEKFTTFRRRHHCRLCGQIFCSRCCNQEIPGKFMGYTGDLRACTYCRKIALSYSHSADSGSIGEDLSALSDSSPCSTCVLEPSEPRTPVGGRKASRNIFLEEDLAWQRVEETEERETFSTLHPLYPLPSMSSTLPPCPLHPSPVSSVCPPFLPLYTGKTPIGMRKNLIHQDSQNSGMNSRRSTLQEDGGKSPIRKRSASVTNLSLDRSGSSMVPSYDSSVSPQTSRAMPKPDHSEEERKILLDSSQLKDLWKKICHNTTGMEFQDHRYWLRTYPNCIVGKELVNWLLRNGTISTRAQAIAIGQALVDGRWLDCVTHHDQLFRDEYALYRPLQSTDFSETPSPDSDSVNSLEGHSEPSWFKDIKFDDSDTDQVADENDYVMPNSSSPSKRTSVSSFQSAVDSDSAASINLNMEQDNVNFHIKKQSKYPHVPPHPTEQKEYLVSEEGGQNISISDAFIKESLFNRRVEEKAKEMLFTPLGWHHSSLDQLREENGEKKAMERLLSANHSHMMALLQQLLYSESLSLSWRDIIVPVVRQVVQTVRPDVRSCDDDMDIRQLVHIKKIPGGKKFDSAVVNGFVCTKNIAHKKMNSYIKNPKILLLKCSIEYLYREETKFTCIDPIVLQEREFLKNYVQRIADVRPNLVLVEKTVSRIAQDMLLEHGITLVINVKPQVLDRVSRMTQGDLVMSMDQLLTKPRLGTCQKFYLHSFQLANNELKTLMFFEGCSPQLGCTIKLRGASEYELARVKEIIILMVCVAYHSQLEISFLMDEFAMPPSLAKTNSFPCLLESTTVEEEEEEEEEEEESQENGTDQSTLSQGGETVLGEEEEKSSLGKSVSESSSPKDVHGVKVNKKHFLSSSSSLGAEGVESAEVMTSTPLSNRQVLPPPVSPPYLIDDLEELADEIGSGKGETEGGSGSGVLGRGESREESSGSETPPRLFRDPLQDDTGLFVTEQVASTDDRLKTLTAGFKQELKDIILCISPFITFREPFLLTPAGLRCPSRDYFPEKVYLSPLLNKDFKELDCRRKRQLLKDSAPSVGGIANGVPPLRPIQVLPSHHLTSARIAEQLGSSQDLAKMLADYRAQGGRLRQEADPFTQPLPQPPVREAPPPKHPVKADSEEEKPAGQNDMTWASKLDCLNPVNHQRLCVLFSSSSAQSNNSPNPCVSPWIVTMEFYGKNDLTLGIFLERYCFRPSYQCPSMFCETPMVHHVRRFVHGSGCVQIVLKELDSPVPGYQHTILNYSWCRICKQVTPVVPLSNDSWSMSFAKYLELRFYGHQYTRRANAEPCGHSIHKDYHQYFSYNQMVASFSYISVRLLEICLPPPKIFIRNQGPSKASMQQDLKDFSQKVNQVYLAIEDRLTSLKTDTFSKTREEKMEDLFAQKDVGSPSKGGSYTPNMSCMEEAELRSWIEKLQARLQACGSDSPQQLQTVLESVVVKKQSLCETLQSWNSRLQDLFQQEKGRKRLSVPASPGRHRPTDDSKTSVLESSPRNPSPVVQNGDKEDRHLTTLPSSSGSSLLTLPSPGEPGSEPLSSGPSFPDQDSVSIPEDVFDGHLLGSNDSQVKEKSTMKAILANLLPGNSYNPIPFPFLNPSVDGKNHHYISDPDKHYLMYEHERVPIAVCEREPSSIIAFALSCKEYKTALDELSKTTVKAGGEDTTQTVSSGESRAKNSPAKPNETASSQMGPGRSSMDNDPLKDADIGDKHKKSAGNPHIELQFSDANAKFYCRIYYAEEFHKMREEIMDSTEDDFVRSLSHCVNWQARGGKSGAVFYATEDDRFILKQMPRLEVQSFLDFAPHYFTYITGAVQQKRPTALAKILGVYRIGYKNSQNNSEKKLDLLVMENLFYGRKMAQVFDLKGSLRNRNVKTDSGKESCEVVLLDENLLKLVHDNPLYIRAHCKAILRAAIHSDAYFLSSHLIIDYSLLVGRDDTTDQLVVGIIDYIRTFTWDKKLEMVVKSTGILGGQGKMPTVVSPELYRSRFCEAMDKYFLMVPDHWTGLGVNC from the exons ATGGCTGCTGACGACaaatcctcctcctcatcctctacgCTGGATTGGAGTGTGGCGCCTCCTATTTCCCCTGGCAGCCCATCTCACCTGACACACTTCAAACCCCTGACTCCAGAGCAGGACGAGCCCCCGCTCCGATCAGCATACAGCTCCTTTGTCAACCTGTTCCGCTTTAACAAAG AGGAGGGGCGGCCACCCTCAGTGACAGAGAAACCGGATGTGGTTGTGCCGTCACCCACTGGGGAGCGTAGGAACTGGACCATACCAGCACACTCCATCCACGGCTCTGGGGCGCATAGGAAACAACACCACGATCTTTTACGCAGGACTTCTACTGCttcag TGGACTGGCCATTATGGCCTGGTGAGG AGGGCCGTAGGAAATCGGAAACGCCCCTGGGCACTCACGATCCTCGTACGGCTGTTCAGCTCCGCACTGCTCTGAAGAGACTCAAGGAGATCATGGAGGGAAAGAGCCAG GACAGTGACCTGAAGCAGTACTGGATGCCAGACAGCCAATGTAAGGAGTGCTACGACTGCAATGAGAAGTTCACCACCTTCCGCCGCCGCCACCACTGCCGGCTCTGCGGCCAGATCTTCTGCAGCCGCTGCTGCAACCAGGAAATCCCTGGCAAGTTCATGGGCTACACGG gAGACCTGCGGGCCTGCACCTACTGCCGTAAGATTGCTCTGAGCTACTCCCACTCTGCAGACTCTGGCTCCATAGGGGAGGACCTGTCTGCTCTTTCTGACTCCTCCCCCTGCTCCACCTGCGTCCTGGAGCCCAGCGAGCCTCGCACCCCGGTCGGTGGACGGAAGGCCAGCCGCAACATCTTCCTAGAGGAGGACCTGGCCTGGCAGAG AGttgaagagacagaggagagagaaacattcAGCACTCTTCATCCCCTATATCCTCTCCCCtccatgtcctctactctccctccctgtccactccatccttctcctgtctcttctgtctgcCCTCCTTTTCTTCCCCTGTATACTGG AAAAACTCCCATTGGGATGAGAAAGAA TTTGATTCACCAGGACTCTCAGAACAGTGGCATGAATTCTAGACGGAGCACGCTACAAGAGGATGGAGGCAAGTCCCCAATAAGGAAGCG GTCAGCCAGTGTGACCAACCTGTCCCTGGACCGGTCTGGCTCCTCCATGGTGCCCTCCTATGACAGCTCAGTGAGCCCCCAGACCAGCAGGGCCATGCCAAAACCTGACCACagcgaagaggagaggaagatactGTTG GACTCATCCCAGCTCAAAGACCTGTGGAAGAAGATTTGTCACAACACTACTGGTATGGAGTTCCAGGACCACCGCTACTGGCTCCGTACATACCCCAACTGCATTGTGGGGAAGGAGTTGGTCAACTGGCTGTTAAGGAATGGAACTATCTCCACAAG GGCACAAGCGATAGCCATTGGTCAGGCTCTGGTAGATGGTCGTTGGTTGGACTGTGTCACTCACCACGACCAGCTGTTCAGAGATGAGTACGCTCTCTATCGCCCCCTCCAG AGCACAGACTTCTCTGAGACCCCGTCTCCTGACAGTGACAGTGTCAACTCTCTGGAGGGACACTCAGAACCTTCCTGGTTTAAAGACATCAAGTTTGACGACAGTGACACAGACCAGGTGGCTGACGAGAATGACTATGTCATGCCCA ATTCGTCCAGTCCTAGTAAGAGGACGTCAGTCAGCAGTTTCCAGTCAGCGGTGGACAGTGACTCTGCTGCCTCCATCAATCTCAATATGGAGCAGGACAATGTCAACTTCCACATCAAGAAACAGTCCAAGTACCCCCATGTACCCCCGCACCCTACGGAGCAGAAAG AGTACCTGGTCTCAGAGGAAGGAGGACAGAATATCTCCATTAGCGACGCCTTCATCAAAG agTCCCTGTTTAACCGTCGTGTGGAGGAGAAGGCTaaagagatgctgttcactcctcTGGGCTGGCACCACAGCTCCCTGGACCAGCtcagagaggagaatggagagaagAAGGCCATGGAGAGGCTACT CTCTGCCAACCACAGTCACATGATGGCGCTGCTGCAGCAGCTGCTGTACAGTGAGTCCCTATCCCTCTCCTGGCGTGACATCATTGTTCCCGTGGTGAGGCAAGTGGTGCAGACGGTGCGGCCAGACGTTCGCAGCTGTGATGATGACATGGACATCAGACAACTGGTCCACATCAAGAAG attCCTGGAGGGAAGAAGTTTGACTCTGCCGTAGTGAATGGCTTTGTCTGTACCAAGAACATTGCCCACAAAAAG ATGAACTCGTACATCAAGAACCCCAAGATCCTGCTGCTGAAGTGTTCCATAGAGTATCTCTATAGAGAGGAGACCAAATTCACCTGCATTGACCCCATTGTGCTTCAG GAGCGTGAGTTTCTGAAGAACTATGTTCAGCGTATAGCGGACGTGCGTCCCAACCTGGTGCTGGTAGAGAAGACTGTGTCTCGTATCGCTCAGGACATGCTGCTGGAGCACGGGATCACATTGGTCATCAACGTCAAACCA CAAGTCTTGGACAGGGTGAGTCGTATGACCCAGGGGGACCTAGTCATGTCCATGGACCAGCTACTCACCAAGCCTCGACTGGGAACCTGCCAAAAGTTCTACCTACACTCTTTCCAGCTGGCCAATA ATGAATTGAAGACTCTCATGTTCTTTGAGGGCTGCTCTCCCCAGCTGGGCTGTACCATAAAGCTTCGCGGGGCTTCTGAGTATGAGCTGGCCAGGGTTAAAGAGATCATCATCCTCATGgtgtgtgtggcctaccactcccAGCTAGAGATATCCTTCCTCATGGATGAGTTCGCCATGCCTCCCAGCCTGGCCAAGACCAACTCCTTCCCCTGTCTCCTGGAGAGCACTactgttgaggaggaggaggaggaggaggaggaggaggaggagagccagGAAAATGGGACTGACCAGAGCACCCTCTCCCAGGGAGGAGAGACTGtgctgggggaggaggaggagaagtctTCCCTTGGGAAATCTGTATCAGAGTCCTCCTCGCCTAAAGATGTCCATGGTGTAAAAGTCAACAAAAAAcacttcctgtcctcctcttcctccttggGGGCTGAGGGGGTGGAGTCAGCAGAGGTCATGACCTCCACGCCGTTGTCCAATCGCCAGGTGCTGCCACCTCCAGTGTCCCCACCCTATCTTATTGATGACCTGGAGGAGTTGGCAGATGAGATCGGATCGGGGAAGGGGGAGACTGAGGGGGGGAGCGGGTCGGGGGTTCTGGGGAGGGGTGAGTCGCGGGAGGAGAGCTCGGGTTCAGAGACACCCCCCAGGCTGTTCAGAGACCCCCTGCAGGATGACACAGGGCTGTTTGTCACAGAGCAG GTGGCCTCAACGGACGACCGTCTCAAGACGCTTACGGCAGGCTTCAAACAGGAGCTGAAGGACATCATCCTTTGTATCTCCCCCTTTATCACCTTTAGAGAGCCCTTCCTCCTCACGCCTGCTGGCCTACGCTGCCCCAGCAGAGACTACTTTCCTGAAAAG GTGTACCTCTCCCCGCTGCTCAACAAGGACTTCAAAGAACTGGACTGTCGACGTAAGCGACAACTCCTCAAAGACTCCGCCCCGTCAGTTGGAGGCATCGCCAACGGAGTCCCTCCCCTCCGCCCCATCCAGGTGTTACCCTCCCACCACCTTACCAGCGCCCGCATCGCAGAGCAGCTGGGCAGCAGCCAGGACCTGGCCAAGATGCTGGCAGACTACCGTGCCCAGGGGGGCCGCCTCCGGCAGGAGGCAGACCCCTTCACCCAGCCCCTACCTCAGCCACCAGTCCGGGAGGCTCCACCGCCCAAGCACCCCGTCAAGGCTGATAGTGAGGAAGAGAAACCAGCAGGACAGAACGACATGACCTGGGCCTCCAAG CTGGACTGCCTGAACCCGGTGAACCACCAGAGACTGTGTGTTCTGTTCAGCAGCTCCTCAGCCCAGTCCAACAACTCCCCCAACCCCTGCGTCAGTCCCTG GATTGTCACGATGGAGTTCTACGGAAAGAATGACCTCACACTAGGAATATTCTTGGAGAGATACTGTTTCAG GCCATCCTATCAGTGCCCTAGTATGTTCTGTGAGACTCCCATGGTGCACCATGTGCGGCGGTTTGTCCATGGCAGTGGCTGTGTTCAGATCGTACTGAAGGAGCTGGACTCTCCTGTGCCTGGATACCAACACACCATCCTCAACTACTCCTGGTGCCGCATATGCAAACAG GTGACTCCTGTGGTGCCCCTGTCTAATGACTCGTGGTCCATGTCCTTTGCTAAGTACCTGGAGCTGAGGTTCTATGGTCACCAGTATACCAGGAGGGCTAATGCTGAGCCCTGTGGCCACTCCATCCACAAAGACTACCACCAGTACTTCTCCTACAACCAGATGGTGGCCTCATTCAG CTACATCTCAGTGAGACTGCTGGAGATCTGCCTCCCTCCCCCGAAGATCTTCATCAGGAACCAGGGGCCCTCCAAGGCAAGCATGCAGCAGGACCTCAAGGACTTCTCACAGAA GGTGAATCAGGTGTACCTGGCCATAGAGGACCGCCTCACCTCCCTGAAGACGGACACCTTCAGCAAGACACGCGAAGAGAAGATGGAGGACCTGTTTGCACAGAAAGACGTAGGTTCCCCCTCGAAGGGTGGGAGCTACACTCCAAATATGTCTTGT ATGGAGGAGGCAGAGCTGCGTAGCTGGATAGAGAAGCTGCAGGCTCGTCTCCAGGCTTGTGGTAGTGACTCCCCCCAGCAGCTCCAGACTGTACTGGAATCAGTGGTAGTGAAGAAACAGAGCCTGTGTGAAACACTGCAGTCCTGGAACAGCAG GCTGCAGGACCTATTCCAGCAGGAGAAGGGCAGGAAGCGTCTGTCGGTCCCAGCCAGCCCTGGGAGACACAGACCGACAGACGACAGCAAG ACCAGTGTTCTGGAGTCTTCTCCACGCAACCCCTCCCCTGTGGTACAAAATGGTGACAAAG AGGACCGTCACCTCACTACCCTGCCCTCGAGCTCGGGGTCGTCATTGCTAACGTTACCGTCACCAGGGGAACCCGGCTCAGAACCCCTCTCGTCTGGACCATCCTTTCCTGACCAGGACTCTGTCAGCATCCCAgagg ATGTGTTTGATGGACACCTGTTGGGCTCCAATGACAGCCAGGTGAAAGAGAAGTCCACCATGAAGGCCATTCTAGCCAACTTGCTGCCAGGCAACAGTTACAACCCCATCCCATTCCCATT CTTGAATCCCAGTGTTGACGGGAAAAATCACCACTATATCAG TGACCCAGACAAGCATTACCTGATGTATGAGCATGAGAGAGTGCCCATAgccgtgtgtgagagagaacccAGCTCCATCATTGCATTCGCTCTCAG CTGTAAGGAGTATAAGACCGCTCTGGATGAGCTGTCAAAGACAACGGTGAAGGCTGGAGGCGAGGACACCACCCAAACCGTCAG CTCCGGAGAGAGCCGGGCCAAGAACAGCCCAGCCAAGCCCAATGAGACGGCCTCCTCCCAGATGGGTCCGGGCCGCAGCAGCATGGACAATGACCCTCTCA AAGATGCAGACATAGGAGACAAGCACAAGAAGTCAGCCGGAAACCCTCATATCGAATTAC AGTTCTCTGATGCCAATGCTAAGTTCTACTGCAGGATCTACTATGCAGAGGAGTTCcacaagatgagagaggagaTCATGGACAGTACGGAGGATGACTTTGTCCGCTCGCTCTCCCACTGCGTCAACTGGCAGGCCCGTGGCGGCAAGTCTGGGGCTGTCTTCTACGCCACCGAAG ATGACCGGTTCATCCTGAAGCAGATGCCAAGACTAGAGGTTCAGTCCTTCCTGGACTTTGCCCCTCACTACTTCACCTACATCACCGGAGCTGTGCAGCAGAAG CGACCCACTGCCCTGGCTAAGATTCTGGGTGTGTACCGGATCGGCTACAAGAACTCCCAGAACAACTCTGAGAAGAAGCTGGATCTGCTGGTCATGGAGAACCTGTTCTATGGCAGGAAGATGGCCCAGGTGTTCGACCTCAAGGGTTCTCTGAGGAACCGTAACGTTAAGACCGACTCTGGGAAGGAGAGCTGTGAG GTGGTTCTGCTGGATGAGAACCTACTGAAGCTGGTCCATGACAACCCTCTGTACATCAGAGCCCACTGCAAGGCCATCCTGAGGGCTGCCATACACAGTGATGCCTACTTCCTGTCTAGTCACCTGATCATAGACTACTCTCTGCTGGTTGGTCGAGATGACACCACAGACCAGCTGGTGGTGGGAATCATAG